The Mangrovibacillus cuniculi sequence CCTCCGTTCCAAGAGAACCAATACACTAGAACTAATGCGGATAATGCACCTAGGAATGCAGCTAAGGGTAACCAGTGAATAGATACCGTTAAAGAACCGTTTGAATCACTCAATAATGTTAAAAAACCAACAACGAATACACTTGCTCCGCCTGTTAGACCGATAATATCAGGTGAAGCTAATGGATTTCGTACAATTCCTTGTAGTAAAGCACCTGACACAGCTAGTCCAATTCCAACTAGAAGAGAAATTAGTATCCTTGGTAAACGGAAATCCATCACGACTAGCTGGTGCAATGTGTCCCCTTGTCCACCGAGTGCTAATACTATTTGCCACGGATTAATGAAGATCTCTCCGCTTCCTAGAGACAATAGTGTCACAACTAGTAAAACGAGAGCAGCAATACTAATCCTTTGTAAAGCTTTTCTATCTAACAGAATGGAGTACTCCTTTTTACCAACACGAACTGGTATATAGCGATTCATGATGAACGTACCCCTTTCCTTGCGATGTAAATAAATACTGGTGTACCAATTAGTGCAGTCATTACGCCTACTGGTATTTCTTGCGGCATAATAACATACCTGGATACGATATCAGACAGTAATAGAAGATTTGCTCCCAGTATTGCTGAGAAAGGTAACACTACTCGATGATCTGTTCCCACAAGTTTTCTAACCATGTTTGGTATGACTATTCCAATAAAGCCAATTGGACCAGCTACCGAAACAGCTCCTCCTGCCAATAAAATAACGATAAGTCCAATCATCACTTTCATAAACGTTGTTTTTAATCCTAACCCTGTAGCAACATCATCTCCCATTGCAAGTACGTTAAAGGAAGAGGCTAAGAACAACATGATTCCAAAACCAACAATCATATAAGGCAGTACAGCCCAAAGTAAATCAAGACTTCGACCTGATACGGAACCCGCTAACCAAAATAATACTTGCTCTAGTGCAGACTCATTTAATACAAGAAGACCTTGTGTCATAGAGCCGAACAAGGCAGACATAGCTGCACCAGCTAACACAAGCTGCATGGGTGTCAATCCTTTTCCATCCAAAGCTCCTAAACCAAAAACCGTCATCATGGCGATTGCAGCCCCTAAGAATGCAAACCAAACAAACGTTTGAAGAGACGTAAAAGAAAACACCGAAACTGCTAGAACGACTCCGAGTCCAGCACCAGCATTCACACCTAATATTTCAGGAGCCGATAATGGGTTTTTCGTTAATGTTTGCATTAAGACGCCTGATACAGCTAACGCCGCTCCAACAAATAATGCAATGACAGCTCGCGGAATACGGACGGATTGTATAACTAGATGTTCCGTAGAGTTAGTAAAATTCGTAAAAGATTGATATACGTCGAGAATAGTAATGGATTGATAACCAAGCACGACACTACCTAGAAATAATAAAAAGAGCATTACAATGGAAATACTAAATAATAACCAAAGTCTTATATGTGAAGACATCATACCTATATCCTTCCTGTTCATTACTTACTTAGTATTATACAGAAATTTATAGATAATGAAAATCGTTTTCATTTAAGTATTGACATAAGGTGACGGGTTTATTATGATGAATCTATTGAAAATGATTATCAATATTAAATGGGGGCATACAGATGAAAAAATCATTATTATTAGTTGTTATCGGTATTCTTGCTTTATTTGTAGCAGCTTGTGGATCGTCAAACAACGACACAACAGAAAAAGAACCAACAGGTGGAAATGAAAAAGAAACAACTACATATACAGTCAAACATGCAATGGGTGAAGCAACAATCGAAGGTACACCAGAAAAAGTGGTTATCCTTACAAACGAAGGAACGGAAGCACTTTTATCTATGGGTGTAATTCCTGTAGGTGCTGTTCAATCGTGGACAGGGGATCCTTGGTATGAGCACATTGCTGATCAAATGGAAGGCGTAGAAGTAGTTGGGACTGAAAGTGAAGTAAATGTGGAGGCAATCGCTGCTCTTCAACCTGATTTAATCATTGGTACAAAACTTCGCCAAGAAGCTATTTATGAGCAATTAAATAAGATCGCACCAACAGTTATGTCTGAAACACTTAAGGGTGACTGGCAAGAAAACTTTGCTCTTTATGCAGAAGCTTTAGGGAAAACTGCAGAGGGTGAAACAGTAATGGCAGACTATAATGCACGTGTTGAACAATTAAGTACTGACCTAGGCGACCATCTAACCAAAGAAATTTCAATGGTTCGTTTCTTAGCTGGTGATACTCGTA is a genomic window containing:
- a CDS encoding FecCD family ABC transporter permease; this encodes MMSSHIRLWLLFSISIVMLFLLFLGSVVLGYQSITILDVYQSFTNFTNSTEHLVIQSVRIPRAVIALFVGAALAVSGVLMQTLTKNPLSAPEILGVNAGAGLGVVLAVSVFSFTSLQTFVWFAFLGAAIAMMTVFGLGALDGKGLTPMQLVLAGAAMSALFGSMTQGLLVLNESALEQVLFWLAGSVSGRSLDLLWAVLPYMIVGFGIMLFLASSFNVLAMGDDVATGLGLKTTFMKVMIGLIVILLAGGAVSVAGPIGFIGIVIPNMVRKLVGTDHRVVLPFSAILGANLLLLSDIVSRYVIMPQEIPVGVMTALIGTPVFIYIARKGVRSS
- a CDS encoding ABC transporter substrate-binding protein is translated as MKKSLLLVVIGILALFVAACGSSNNDTTEKEPTGGNEKETTTYTVKHAMGEATIEGTPEKVVILTNEGTEALLSMGVIPVGAVQSWTGDPWYEHIADQMEGVEVVGTESEVNVEAIAALQPDLIIGTKLRQEAIYEQLNKIAPTVMSETLKGDWQENFALYAEALGKTAEGETVMADYNARVEQLSTDLGDHLTKEISMVRFLAGDTRIYHKDSFSGIILDQLGFARPDGQDVDDFAEKGVTKERVSAMDGDVLFYFTYETGDGEGAKMEEDWLNDPLFQNLEVAKAGNVVEVSDTIWNTAGGVLAANKMLDDIEDYFLK